A window of Candidatus Poribacteria bacterium contains these coding sequences:
- a CDS encoding polynucleotide kinase-phosphatase, which produces MLIRVPEPSLILLIGPSGSGKSTFAHKHFKPTEILSSDFCRGLVSDDETDQTATNDAFEVLHFIAAKRLAAGKLTVIDATNVQAEARKPLVALAREYHCLIVAIVFNMPTKLCQERNDARPDRNFKPHVIRQQHQQLRRSLRNLKREGFRNFLYMMSTPEAVEAVQVERQPLWVNRTDEQGPFDIIGDIHGCFDELVELLKELGYTISTQSDGNTVVAPPQGRKAVFVGDFVDRGPKVPEVLRLVMQMQKADAAICVPGNHDVKLVRALRGKNVKPTHGLAESLAQLEKEPAEFKTQIAEFLDSLVSHYVLDNGKLVVAHAGMKTELQGRASGRVREFALYGETTGETDEFGLPIRLNWADEYRGAATVVYGHTPIPEPQWVNRTINIDTGCVFGGKLTALQYPERELVSVPAHQTYYQPAKPFLADESQRSTKTHASDDILNIDDVLGKRIISTRLHHNVTIREENTITALETISRFAVDPKWLIYLPPTMSPTETTNSPGLLEYPAEAFTYYRKQGVSNVVWEEKHMGSRAVVIVCRDPETAKRRFGVADDTLGICYTRTGRRFFDDTTIETELLKRVKAAIDKADYWETLNTDWICLDCELMPWSVKAQELLRQQYAPVGASARVALEEALTALETAAEQGIDVSPILDDYRQRAEAVTGYVKAYQQYCWHVQSIADLKLAPFHLLATEGTVYFDKNHLWHMETLRKLCENSEGNLLFTTSYGTVDVTDDTSQTKAIHRWEELTEQGGEGTVIKPLDFIVQGKRGLVQPAVKCRGREYLRIIYGPEYTLPQNLERLRSRGLSHKRSLALREFALGVEALERFIHSEPLSHVHECVFGILALESEAVDPRL; this is translated from the coding sequence ATGCTTATTAGGGTTCCTGAACCTTCACTGATCCTCCTCATTGGACCCTCCGGTTCAGGCAAATCTACCTTTGCACATAAGCATTTTAAGCCGACCGAAATCCTTTCATCGGATTTCTGCCGAGGGCTTGTTTCGGACGATGAGACCGATCAGACGGCAACGAACGACGCATTTGAAGTGCTGCATTTCATTGCTGCAAAACGGCTCGCTGCTGGGAAATTGACGGTCATTGATGCAACCAACGTCCAAGCTGAAGCACGGAAGCCTTTGGTCGCATTGGCGCGCGAATACCACTGTTTAATTGTTGCTATTGTGTTTAACATGCCCACGAAACTCTGTCAGGAAAGAAACGATGCACGTCCCGACCGCAATTTTAAACCGCATGTTATCCGCCAGCAGCATCAGCAACTCCGCCGTTCACTGCGCAATCTTAAGCGCGAAGGTTTTCGGAACTTCCTCTATATGATGTCCACACCGGAAGCCGTTGAAGCCGTCCAGGTCGAACGCCAACCCTTATGGGTGAACCGCACAGACGAGCAGGGACCCTTTGACATCATTGGTGATATTCACGGTTGTTTCGATGAACTGGTTGAATTGCTTAAAGAACTCGGTTATACTATCTCAACACAGTCCGATGGTAACACCGTCGTTGCGCCACCACAGGGCAGGAAAGCCGTCTTCGTCGGGGATTTTGTTGACCGAGGTCCAAAGGTCCCAGAAGTCTTACGCTTAGTCATGCAGATGCAAAAGGCTGACGCAGCGATCTGTGTGCCGGGGAATCATGATGTAAAACTGGTGCGTGCACTTCGCGGCAAAAATGTAAAACCGACACACGGGTTAGCAGAATCGCTCGCGCAATTGGAGAAAGAACCAGCCGAATTCAAGACACAAATCGCAGAATTCTTAGATAGTTTGGTGAGCCACTACGTCCTTGATAATGGAAAACTGGTCGTTGCGCATGCTGGAATGAAGACAGAATTACAAGGTAGGGCATCCGGGCGCGTCCGGGAATTCGCACTCTACGGCGAAACCACAGGAGAAACCGATGAATTTGGCTTACCGATTCGGCTCAATTGGGCTGACGAGTATCGCGGTGCTGCAACTGTTGTTTATGGGCACACCCCAATCCCAGAACCGCAATGGGTAAACCGCACAATCAACATTGATACCGGATGTGTTTTCGGCGGCAAACTCACGGCACTACAGTACCCTGAAAGAGAACTCGTATCTGTCCCGGCACACCAAACGTATTATCAACCGGCGAAGCCATTTCTTGCGGATGAGAGCCAACGATCTACCAAAACACACGCGTCCGACGATATCCTAAACATTGATGATGTACTCGGAAAACGCATTATCAGCACGCGGTTACATCACAACGTGACAATCCGTGAAGAGAATACGATCACCGCACTTGAGACAATCAGCCGTTTCGCTGTAGATCCGAAATGGCTTATCTACCTTCCACCGACAATGTCTCCGACCGAAACAACTAACAGCCCCGGTTTGCTTGAGTATCCAGCGGAAGCGTTCACTTATTATCGCAAACAGGGTGTATCCAATGTCGTCTGGGAAGAAAAACACATGGGGTCGCGTGCTGTCGTTATCGTTTGTCGAGATCCTGAAACCGCAAAAAGACGATTTGGTGTCGCGGACGACACGCTTGGCATCTGTTACACACGGACCGGCAGACGCTTCTTTGACGATACTACAATTGAAACCGAACTGTTGAAACGGGTGAAGGCGGCAATTGACAAAGCCGATTATTGGGAGACCCTAAACACAGATTGGATCTGTCTCGACTGTGAACTCATGCCGTGGTCGGTTAAAGCCCAAGAATTGTTACGGCAACAATATGCCCCGGTAGGCGCATCGGCGCGTGTTGCTTTGGAGGAAGCCCTTACCGCCTTGGAAACCGCTGCCGAACAGGGTATTGACGTAAGCCCTATATTAGATGACTATCGTCAACGCGCAGAAGCAGTGACCGGATACGTCAAGGCTTATCAGCAGTACTGTTGGCATGTCCAATCTATTGCGGACCTGAAGTTAGCACCGTTCCATTTACTCGCTACAGAAGGGACGGTATATTTCGATAAAAACCATCTCTGGCACATGGAAACGCTTCGCAAGCTCTGTGAAAATTCTGAAGGGAATCTGTTGTTCACAACTTCCTACGGGACGGTTGATGTAACTGACGACACAAGCCAAACTAAAGCGATCCATCGATGGGAAGAACTCACCGAGCAAGGCGGTGAAGGCACAGTCATCAAGCCTCTGGATTTTATCGTTCAAGGCAAGCGAGGCTTAGTCCAACCCGCTGTGAAGTGCCGAGGTCGTGAATACCTGCGGATCATCTATGGACCGGAATATACCTTACCGCAAAACTTAGAACGTCTCCGATCGCGCGGACTCTCTCACAAACGTTCCCTCGCGCTTCGAGAGTTTGCGTTGGGCGTTGAGGCACTTGAGCGTTTCATTCACAGTGAACCGTTGTCCCATGTTCATGAATGCGTTTTCGGGATTCTGGCACTCGAAAGTGAAGCAGTCGATCCAAGACTCTGA
- a CDS encoding ArgE/DapE family deacylase, producing MSVQAYIKDNQAALCALLQELVRIPTVNPPGENYAEIVGLLAAKCKALGMRTRIAEVPKRRAGQVIPNADSHPRLNLIARWDVGAEKTVHFNAHYDVVPVAGEWRFGDPFSGEIDGEWLYGRGADDMKDAIAALLFAIEAVQETDTEPKFNVECSFTCDEETGGELGAGYIVEKGLVNADYAVNCEGGAEMNIGNGHNGVLWLEIEVKGKAAHGAQPDKGINAFEKAAELVTALQRVKRNLKSPERAFKLPDGSDRYPTLNIGGTFLGTDGDKINTVPASVTFSIDRRITPNEELEFAELELREAISGACQYYPDLEAEARAILRIEPCLTDTASPIAQAFADAVRIVRFNQPKFKGTTGFTDLHYFVNTGLPGIGYGPSGEGGHAINERVHIPDLVRTSAIYATFMTRAEL from the coding sequence ATGTCCGTACAAGCCTACATCAAGGACAATCAAGCCGCACTTTGTGCGTTGCTGCAGGAACTCGTCAGGATTCCTACTGTCAATCCGCCGGGCGAGAATTATGCCGAGATTGTTGGGCTGCTTGCGGCGAAATGCAAGGCACTGGGCATGCGAACCCGGATTGCCGAAGTCCCAAAACGGCGTGCTGGACAGGTTATCCCCAATGCCGATAGCCATCCACGGTTAAATCTCATCGCGCGTTGGGACGTAGGGGCAGAGAAGACGGTACATTTCAACGCACACTACGATGTGGTTCCCGTCGCAGGGGAGTGGCGTTTCGGCGATCCGTTTAGCGGTGAGATTGATGGCGAGTGGCTTTATGGGCGCGGTGCCGACGATATGAAGGACGCCATCGCTGCACTCCTGTTTGCAATTGAGGCTGTCCAAGAAACCGACACGGAACCGAAGTTCAACGTTGAATGCTCGTTCACCTGCGACGAAGAAACCGGTGGGGAGTTGGGGGCAGGGTATATCGTCGAGAAAGGCTTGGTTAATGCGGACTATGCTGTTAACTGTGAGGGTGGTGCGGAGATGAACATCGGCAACGGGCATAACGGCGTACTCTGGTTAGAAATTGAAGTTAAGGGCAAAGCGGCGCACGGGGCACAGCCAGATAAGGGAATAAACGCCTTTGAGAAGGCTGCCGAACTCGTAACGGCACTCCAACGGGTTAAACGGAATTTGAAATCACCAGAGCGCGCATTTAAGCTTCCTGACGGTAGCGACCGCTATCCCACATTGAACATCGGTGGAACCTTTCTCGGAACCGACGGCGACAAAATCAACACTGTTCCAGCAAGCGTCACGTTCTCAATTGACCGACGAATTACCCCGAATGAAGAACTTGAATTTGCCGAACTCGAATTGCGGGAAGCGATTTCTGGCGCATGCCAATACTACCCCGATTTAGAGGCGGAAGCACGGGCAATCTTGCGCATCGAACCCTGTTTGACGGATACTGCTTCGCCGATAGCACAGGCGTTCGCCGACGCAGTGCGTATCGTCCGTTTCAATCAACCGAAATTTAAAGGCACTACCGGATTTACAGACTTGCACTATTTCGTCAATACAGGGTTGCCGGGAATCGGCTACGGACCGAGCGGGGAGGGTGGACATGCCATCAATGAGCGCGTACATATTCCCGATCTCGTGCGGACTTCCGCTATCTACGCAACCTTCATGACACGCGCAGAACTTTAA
- a CDS encoding WD40 repeat domain-containing protein, translating into MQNRRPAPFNVVPGDTIGTTWALPEGAIARFGKGEVNHGNVKVSPDSTYFAVGTGMGLWWYDVPSMSPVSLWETNRGMVNSIDFSDDGKWIIITSDGIIKILDVQSRECVTQIEGHNADARLACSSNGKWIAIAASNGVVKVLDVHSGACIAEMDRGAHEVQLNDISELKFSPDGECLAARADNPKVSRDGRVLNPDREGHQTYVWHPETGEAIVKFAGRNFAFSPDSRLLAGAAADETLDDTDRVDRCVSVWDVTTGERISHFSGHSDGVDVVTFSPCGEFLLSSSRDNSLRVWDIANGVQTEVYNEFGRAWKQPFYSPEGTLFTAVFGGSGATQTIEIWNVEPREKLQVLEFSVGSIGAEWFFKCPQLAIAYALSNKRSDGKTQTFPTLDEPNFPWPDPKVVWLDNQTLASKRLGRGIAGVGIALWDVESKRIQETLVEDKFIHSFTVLPCGDVLGTDLKRVPKVWNTSKPDKPIAEFTASTKPPDWARHEVFAPTGNQIATGSREGTLYVWSFQHPEEPTLLTGHTGHIRALAFSPDGRQLASGSDDETARLWDVKSGEEIATLPLDAPHTIMGIAFSPCGKIIAGGMDNEIRFWCAEQLTTLRTIRQPENNHRTYALAFSPCGKYLASGTWWQKGMEKMAIRLWEVATGENIHTFWGHTSDVQSLAFSPNGTLLASGGFDGTILLWDVKSFIDV; encoded by the coding sequence ATGCAAAACCGAAGACCTGCCCCGTTCAATGTTGTGCCAGGGGACACTATAGGAACAACATGGGCATTGCCGGAAGGCGCAATCGCCCGATTTGGAAAAGGGGAAGTAAATCACGGTAATGTTAAAGTATCTCCTGATAGCACATATTTTGCTGTCGGGACTGGCATGGGACTCTGGTGGTATGATGTACCCTCAATGTCCCCGGTCTCATTGTGGGAAACGAACAGAGGAATGGTTAATTCCATCGATTTTTCCGATGATGGCAAATGGATTATCATTACTTCAGATGGCATCATTAAAATACTGGATGTTCAAAGCAGAGAATGCGTCACGCAGATAGAAGGACACAATGCTGATGCAAGACTTGCCTGCTCCTCAAACGGTAAATGGATTGCTATTGCTGCTTCAAATGGCGTTGTTAAAGTATTGGATGTTCATAGCGGCGCGTGCATTGCAGAGATGGATCGAGGGGCGCACGAAGTCCAACTCAATGATATTTCCGAACTCAAATTTTCGCCGGATGGTGAATGCCTCGCTGCTCGGGCAGACAACCCTAAAGTTTCGCGCGACGGACGGGTTCTGAATCCGGACAGAGAAGGTCATCAAACTTACGTATGGCATCCAGAGACAGGTGAGGCAATTGTCAAGTTTGCGGGTAGAAATTTTGCCTTTTCTCCTGACAGTCGCCTGCTGGCAGGTGCGGCTGCTGATGAGACTTTGGATGATACCGATCGCGTTGATCGCTGTGTTTCAGTATGGGATGTAACAACCGGTGAACGCATCTCTCATTTCTCAGGACATAGCGATGGGGTGGATGTTGTAACTTTTTCGCCGTGTGGCGAATTTCTTTTGTCAAGCAGTAGAGATAATAGCCTGCGCGTGTGGGATATTGCCAACGGTGTGCAAACGGAGGTTTATAACGAGTTTGGAAGAGCCTGGAAGCAACCGTTCTATTCACCGGAAGGCACGCTATTCACTGCTGTGTTCGGCGGCAGCGGCGCAACCCAGACCATTGAAATATGGAACGTTGAACCTCGTGAAAAACTACAAGTGCTTGAATTTTCGGTAGGGAGCATTGGTGCGGAATGGTTTTTTAAATGTCCACAACTGGCTATCGCTTATGCCCTATCTAATAAACGATCAGATGGCAAGACGCAAACATTCCCGACACTTGATGAGCCTAATTTTCCCTGGCCCGACCCGAAAGTCGTATGGCTGGACAATCAAACCCTCGCGAGTAAGCGGCTTGGGAGGGGTATCGCTGGGGTCGGTATCGCATTATGGGACGTTGAAAGTAAACGGATACAAGAGACGTTAGTTGAAGATAAATTTATCCATTCTTTTACTGTCTTACCTTGTGGAGACGTTTTAGGAACCGACCTCAAGAGAGTCCCCAAGGTCTGGAATACCAGCAAACCCGACAAACCTATTGCTGAATTCACAGCATCTACGAAACCTCCAGATTGGGCGCGGCACGAAGTGTTTGCTCCCACGGGCAATCAGATCGCAACGGGGAGCAGAGAAGGCACACTCTATGTATGGAGTTTCCAGCACCCAGAGGAACCAACATTGCTTACCGGACATACCGGGCACATCCGGGCATTAGCATTTTCACCAGATGGGAGACAACTGGCAAGTGGGTCAGATGACGAGACTGCCCGTCTGTGGGATGTTAAATCAGGTGAAGAAATTGCCACACTGCCTCTGGACGCACCTCACACAATTATGGGAATCGCGTTCTCACCGTGTGGTAAGATAATTGCTGGCGGAATGGACAACGAAATCCGCTTCTGGTGTGCTGAGCAATTAACAACGTTACGCACAATCCGGCAACCTGAAAACAATCACCGAACGTATGCCCTTGCCTTTTCGCCTTGTGGAAAATATCTCGCCTCCGGCACTTGGTGGCAGAAAGGGATGGAGAAGATGGCAATCCGATTATGGGAAGTTGCCACCGGTGAGAATATTCATACCTTCTGGGGACATACATCAGACGTACAATCCTTGGCATTTTCACCCAATGGCACGCTACTGGCAAGTGGCGGTTTTGATGGCACAATCCTGCTGTGGGATGTCAAATCCTTTATAGACGTTTAA
- a CDS encoding 3' terminal RNA ribose 2'-O-methyltransferase Hen1: MLLTISTTYSPATDLGYLLHKHPARLQSFELTFGQAHVFYPEARTEKCTAALLLDIDSVALVRRPHGQFAENFALAQYVSDRPYVASSFLSVAIARVFGSALSGKCKERPQLAETEIPLTAQLSILPCRGGEKLLRRLFEPLGYTVTAERHGLDPHFPDWGQSRYFTVTLENTCRVSELLTHLYVLMPVLDDEKHYWVGDAEIEKLLKHGNDWLAEHPEQESIARRYLKHQRHLTREALAQLREEEAQATDETVQVGEAQVEERIGLNEIRLATVTESLRQSGAKRVLDLGCGEGKLLRKLLAEKQFEEIVGMDVSHRALKIAQERLHYDRLPEKQKARLRLFQGSLGYRDKRLTGYDAAAVVEVIEHLDLPQLAAFERVLFEFACPRTVVLTTPNIEYNVKFENLQGGNFRHKDHRFEWTRDEFQSWAADVAKRFGYTVVFHPIGPEAEDVGAPTQMAVFNREGSGEHIT, translated from the coding sequence ATGCTATTGACAATATCAACCACATATTCTCCTGCGACAGACCTCGGTTATCTGTTGCATAAACACCCTGCGCGGCTGCAATCTTTTGAACTTACTTTTGGGCAAGCACACGTCTTCTATCCAGAAGCACGCACTGAAAAATGCACAGCAGCACTACTGCTTGATATTGATTCGGTTGCACTTGTCCGCCGTCCTCACGGGCAATTCGCAGAAAATTTCGCATTGGCACAATACGTTAGTGACCGTCCATACGTTGCTTCGTCGTTCTTGAGTGTCGCAATCGCGCGGGTGTTTGGCAGCGCGTTGTCCGGCAAATGCAAAGAGCGTCCACAACTTGCGGAGACCGAGATCCCTCTAACGGCACAATTATCCATCTTACCGTGTCGCGGCGGAGAGAAATTGCTGCGACGACTTTTTGAGCCACTGGGTTATACAGTAACAGCAGAACGACACGGGTTAGACCCACACTTCCCAGATTGGGGACAGAGCCGTTATTTCACAGTAACACTCGAAAACACCTGTCGCGTGAGCGAACTCCTCACGCACCTCTACGTTTTGATGCCTGTACTTGACGACGAGAAGCACTACTGGGTGGGTGATGCAGAGATCGAAAAACTCTTAAAGCATGGTAACGATTGGCTCGCTGAGCATCCAGAACAAGAATCTATTGCCCGTCGCTACTTAAAGCATCAACGACACCTGACGCGTGAGGCACTCGCCCAATTGCGCGAGGAAGAGGCACAAGCGACTGACGAGACGGTTCAAGTAGGAGAGGCACAAGTTGAAGAACGGATCGGGCTGAATGAAATTCGCTTGGCTACGGTGACTGAGAGCCTCAGGCAGTCCGGCGCGAAACGCGTTCTTGATTTAGGGTGCGGCGAAGGAAAGTTACTCCGTAAATTGTTAGCTGAAAAGCAGTTTGAAGAGATCGTTGGAATGGATGTTTCACATCGCGCCCTGAAGATCGCACAAGAACGCCTCCATTACGACAGGTTGCCGGAGAAACAGAAAGCACGGCTTCGCTTGTTCCAAGGGTCGCTTGGGTATCGAGATAAACGCTTAACTGGATACGATGCCGCCGCGGTGGTAGAAGTAATTGAACACTTAGATTTACCACAACTCGCGGCTTTTGAGCGAGTCCTGTTCGAGTTTGCCTGTCCACGGACGGTTGTGTTGACGACACCGAACATAGAATACAACGTGAAATTTGAGAATCTACAGGGTGGGAATTTTCGGCATAAAGACCATCGTTTCGAGTGGACACGTGACGAATTTCAGTCTTGGGCAGCAGATGTCGCCAAACGCTTCGGGTATACCGTTGTGTTTCACCCGATCGGACCGGAGGCTGAAGACGTTGGTGCCCCGACCCAGATGGCGGTCTTTAACCGCGAAGGTTCTGGAGAACATATAACATGA
- a CDS encoding cupin domain-containing protein, with amino-acid sequence MSEKAHVIDFGKQNPIDRGTGVKTVPLTGKWIDSTSLTNGVTMFEPGAAIARHYHNCDESVTILEGEASCEVDGEVFTMKAYDTTFVPAGIPHRFWNESNAPMKILWTYASVSVTRTFTETGETVGHLSAGDQAVVT; translated from the coding sequence ATGAGCGAGAAAGCACATGTAATTGATTTTGGAAAACAGAACCCAATTGACCGAGGCACTGGCGTGAAAACCGTACCGTTAACGGGTAAATGGATCGATTCCACTTCGCTTACGAATGGTGTGACGATGTTTGAACCCGGCGCAGCGATCGCACGCCACTACCATAACTGTGATGAATCTGTCACGATTCTTGAAGGCGAAGCTTCCTGTGAGGTTGATGGCGAAGTCTTTACAATGAAAGCCTACGACACGACATTCGTTCCCGCTGGCATCCCACACCGGTTTTGGAACGAAAGCAATGCCCCCATGAAAATTTTGTGGACTTACGCCTCTGTCAGCGTGACCCGTACCTTCACGGAAACGGGTGAAACAGTGGGACACTTGTCCGCTGGGGATCAAGCAGTCGTTACTTGA
- a CDS encoding sugar phosphate isomerase/epimerase — protein MKLGFVSAILPEQSLTEVVQFAADTGFDCVELMCWPKGKAERRYAGVTHVDVADLSDVEADEILQCVSDAGITISGLGYYPNPLTPDETEASIYSEHLKKLILAAERLSIDIVNTFIGRDQTRTIDENWHRFKQVWAPLIHFAADHGIRIGIENCPMFFTEDEWPAGQNLAYCPAVWERMFTEIPSPNFGLNFDPSHFIWLQMDYLKPLVTFADRIFHVHAKDVRLDRAKLDEVGILATPLSYHTPKLPGLGDVDWGSFFSVLSDTNYQGAVCVEVEDRAYEETLEMRQRALRQSHLFLRQFMG, from the coding sequence ATGAAACTGGGATTTGTGAGCGCGATTTTGCCGGAACAGTCGTTGACAGAAGTCGTCCAATTCGCGGCTGATACCGGCTTTGATTGCGTCGAATTGATGTGCTGGCCCAAAGGGAAAGCGGAACGGCGTTACGCCGGTGTTACACACGTTGATGTAGCGGATCTTTCAGATGTGGAAGCAGATGAAATCCTACAATGCGTCTCGGATGCCGGGATAACAATCAGCGGCTTAGGCTACTACCCGAATCCACTAACACCTGATGAAACCGAAGCGTCTATCTACAGTGAACACCTTAAGAAACTGATTCTGGCAGCAGAACGTCTGTCAATAGACATCGTGAACACGTTCATCGGCAGAGATCAGACACGCACGATAGATGAGAATTGGCACCGCTTTAAGCAGGTATGGGCACCACTCATTCACTTTGCTGCCGACCACGGCATCCGCATTGGGATTGAGAATTGCCCAATGTTTTTCACTGAGGACGAATGGCCCGCTGGTCAAAACCTCGCCTACTGCCCCGCCGTTTGGGAACGGATGTTTACGGAGATCCCATCCCCGAATTTCGGACTCAACTTCGACCCGTCCCACTTTATATGGCTCCAGATGGACTATCTGAAACCGCTTGTTACCTTCGCCGATCGAATCTTCCACGTGCATGCAAAGGATGTACGGTTAGACAGAGCAAAGCTTGATGAAGTCGGTATCCTCGCAACGCCTTTGTCTTATCATACACCGAAACTGCCCGGACTTGGCGATGTCGATTGGGGCAGCTTTTTCTCCGTCTTGAGTGATACTAACTACCAAGGCGCGGTCTGTGTTGAAGTAGAGGATCGGGCTTATGAAGAGACGTTAGAAATGCGACAACGCGCTTTGCGGCAGAGCCATCTTTTCCTGAGACAGTTCATGGGGTGA
- the bioF gene encoding 8-amino-7-oxononanoate synthase — protein MDSHDWLDTECAALEQAGLRRHLRTVMSAPTGTIHLDGREVVLLGSNNYLGLSTHPQVIAAAVEATQIFGTGASGSRLISGNSKLYTTLETNLAKTKHTEAALVFSSGYAANTSIIPVLADEGDLILSDALNHASIIDGCRLSRATKKVYRHCDMEHLKTLLSESTAFRRRLIVTDGVFSMDGDIAPLRDIYEVATHYNAMLLVDDAHGFGVLGKDGSGTVTHFGLEGTDIIQMGTLSKAVGALGGYIAGSRSLIELLINKARGFIFTTGLPPAILAAANAALDVMCSSPELRQRLSSHARCLKTALTNLGYTLLPSETQILPVVLGNPQQATSVADALLAEGVFAPAIRPPAVPPNTSRLRLTVMATHTEAEIQQAIAGFATVFPKTR, from the coding sequence ATGGATAGCCACGATTGGTTGGATACAGAATGCGCGGCACTGGAACAAGCAGGTTTACGCCGTCACCTCCGCACTGTCATGAGCGCGCCCACAGGCACAATCCATCTTGATGGACGCGAGGTCGTGCTGCTCGGTTCAAACAATTATCTGGGGTTAAGCACACACCCGCAGGTGATCGCTGCTGCTGTTGAGGCGACGCAAATTTTCGGCACAGGGGCAAGTGGATCGCGTCTCATCTCCGGGAACAGCAAACTCTACACAACGTTAGAAACCAACCTCGCCAAAACGAAGCACACCGAAGCCGCGCTTGTCTTCAGTTCAGGGTACGCTGCCAATACGAGCATTATTCCGGTGCTTGCGGATGAAGGCGACCTCATCTTGAGCGACGCACTTAACCACGCCAGTATCATTGACGGGTGTAGACTCAGCCGTGCCACTAAGAAGGTTTATCGGCACTGCGATATGGAGCATCTCAAGACGTTGTTATCGGAATCGACCGCGTTCCGGCGGCGACTCATCGTGACGGATGGTGTTTTCAGTATGGATGGCGATATTGCACCGCTACGGGATATTTACGAAGTCGCTACACACTACAATGCGATGTTACTGGTAGATGATGCTCATGGATTCGGCGTGTTAGGAAAAGACGGGAGCGGTACCGTTACGCATTTTGGATTGGAAGGGACAGATATTATCCAGATGGGGACACTCAGCAAGGCAGTCGGTGCCCTTGGCGGGTATATAGCGGGGAGTCGCTCGCTGATTGAATTGCTCATTAACAAGGCGCGCGGTTTCATCTTCACGACAGGATTACCACCTGCGATCTTGGCAGCGGCGAATGCTGCACTTGATGTCATGTGTTCTTCGCCTGAATTACGGCAACGTTTATCCTCGCATGCAAGATGTCTTAAAACTGCATTGACTAATTTGGGGTACACCCTATTGCCGAGTGAAACACAGATTCTTCCGGTAGTGTTAGGAAACCCTCAACAGGCAACAAGCGTTGCGGATGCATTACTCGCCGAGGGAGTGTTCGCGCCAGCGATCCGTCCACCCGCGGTGCCACCGAACACAAGCCGCTTAAGGCTTACCGTCATGGCAACACACACCGAAGCAGAGATACAACAGGCAATTGCTGGGTTTGCAACGGTTTTTCCCAAGACTCGTTAG